The following proteins come from a genomic window of Ailuropoda melanoleuca isolate Jingjing chromosome 2, ASM200744v2, whole genome shotgun sequence:
- the SPEGNB gene encoding SPEG neighbor protein, which produces MSKAAPAKKPAAAAPPPGCTLDINDPQVQRAAIRIQASYRGHRSRKELHEKGPPRVLEPLKDVVLIEGSAAKLTCRISAFPDPFIRWSKDGKELRDGPKYRYVFEDPDVVALVVRDGELADLGQYSINVTNPFGQCSDSARILVEVPAKIQKGPDNTKARKGTTVTLTAEIMGEPAPDVGWTKDGEDIEEDDRVFFEIGSTTTTLTIRRATPEDSGKYEVYVENSLGMDQSFARVDVA; this is translated from the exons ATGTCCAAGGCAGCTCCCGCCAAAAAACCAGCGGCTGCGGCCCCGCCTCCGGGATGTACCCTGGATATCAACGACCCCCAGGTCCAGAGAGCGGCCATTCGCATCCAGGCCTCTTACCGGGGCCACAG GTCCCGGAAGGAGCTTCACGAAAAGGGGCCGCCACGAGTGCTGGAGCCGCTGAAGGACGTGGTGCTGATCGAGGGCAGCGCGGCCAAGCTGACTTGCCGCATTTCGGCTTTCCCGGACCCATTCATCCGCTGGAGCAAAGACGGCAAGGAGCTGCGCGACGGGCCCAAGTATCGCTACGTCTTCGAGGACCCTGACGTAGTCGCCCTGGTGGTGCGCGACGGCGAGCTGGCCGACCTGGGCCAGTACAGCATCAACGTAACCAACCCCTTCGGCCAGTGCTCTGACTCGGCGCGCATCCTCGTGGAAG TCCCTGCGAAGATTCAAAAGGGACCGGATAACACTAAGGCACGCAAAGGCACCACGGTGACGCTGACCGCGGAGATCATGGGCGAGCCTGCGCCCGACGTCGGCTGGACCAAGGACGGGGAGGACATCGAGGAGGATGACAG ggTGTTCTTCGAGATCGGCAGTACCACCACTACGCTGACCATTCGCCGGGCCACGCCCGAGGACAGCGGCAAGTACGAAGTGTACGTGGAGAACAGCCTGGGCATGGACCAGAGCTTTGCCCGCGTGGACGTGGCCTGA
- the GMPPA gene encoding mannose-1-phosphate guanyltransferase alpha isoform X1, whose amino-acid sequence MLKAVILIGGPQKGTRFRPLSFEVPKPLFPVAGVPMIQHHIEACAQVPGMQEILLIGFYQPDEPLTRFLEAAQQEFNLPIRYLQEFVPLGTGGGLYHFRDQILAGGPEAFFVLNADVCSDFPLSAMLDAYRHQPHPFLLLGTTANRTQSLNYGCIVENPQTHEVLHYVEKPSTFVSDVINCGIYLFSPEALKPLRDVFQRNQQDGQQEDSSGLWPGAGTIRLEQDVFSALAGQGQIYVHLTDGIWSQIKSAGYASLSPLCLPPLPGPVPAHSPRTPGQAHPWGSTNPRFRDEAPVPASPRPNPEWCGVVAPRSSLLLLGNVYIHPTAKVAPSAVLGPNVSIGEGVTVGEGVRLRESIVLHGATLQEHTCVLHTIVGWGSTVGRWARVEGTPNDPNPNDPRAHMDSESLFKDGKLLPAITILGCRVRIPAEVLILNSIVLPHKELSRSFTNQIIL is encoded by the exons ATGCTCAAAGCTGTGATCCTGATTGGAGGCCCTCAAAAGG GGACCCGCTTCAGGCCTTTGTCTTTTGAGGTGCCCAAACCCCTGTTTCCAGTGGCGGGGGTTCCTATGATTCAGCACCACATTGAGGCCTGTGCCCAG gTCCCTGGGATGCAGGAGATTCTGCTCATTGGCTTTTACCAACCTGACGAGCCCCTTACCCGATTTCTAGAGGCTGCCCAGCAGGAGTTTAACCTCCCCATCAG GTATCTGCAGGAATTTGTGCCCCTGGGCACAGGAGGTGGTCTCTACCATTTCCGGGACCAGATCCTGGCCGGGGGCCCTGAGGCCTTCTTTGTGCTCAACGCTGATGTCTGCTCCGACTTCCCCTTGAGTGCTATGTTGGATGCCTACAGACACCAGCCTCACCCTTTCTTGCTCCTTGGCACCACG GCTAACAGAACACAATCCCTCAACTACGGCTGCATTGTAGAGAATCCACAGACACACGAG GTTCTGCACTACGTGGAGAAACCCAGCACGTTTGTTAGTGACGTCATCAACTGTGGCATCTACCTCTTTTCCCCGGAAGCCCTGAAGCCCCTTCGGGATGTCTTCCAGCGTAACCAACAGGATGGGCAACA GGAGGACTCTTCAGGCCTGTGGCCAGGGGCAGGCACCATCCGCCTGGAGCAGGACGTGTTCTCCGCCCTGGCCGGGCAGGGCCAGATCTATGTGCACCTCACTGATGGTATCTGGAGCCAGATCAAGTCTGCGGGGTATGCCTCC ctcagccCTCTATGCCTCCCGCCTCTACCTGGGCCAGTACCAGCTCACTCACCCAGAACGCCTGGCCAAGCACACCCCTGGGGGTCCACGAATCCGAG ATTCAGAGATGAAGCCCCAGTCCCTGCCTCCCCGCGCCCGAACCCGGAATGGTGTGGGGTAGTTGCCCCCAGGTCTTCTCTTCTGCTTCTAGGAAACGTTTACATCCACCCCACAGCTAAGGTGGCCCCGTCGGCGGTG CTGGGCCCCAACGTCTCCATTGGGGAGGGGGTGACTGTGGGCGAGGGTGTGCGGCTCCGCGAGAGCATCGTCCTCCATGGGGCCACGCTGCAG GAGCACACATGTGTTCTGCACACCATTGTGGGCTGGGGGAGCACTGTGGGGCGCTGGGCCCGTGTGGAGGGTACCCCCAATGACCCCAATCCCAACGACCCCCGAGCGCACATGGACAGTGAGAGCCTCTTCAAGGATGGGAAGCTGCTGCCTGCCATCACCATCCTAG GCTGCCGTGTCCGGATCCCTGCTGAGGTGCTCATCCTGAACTCGATTGTTCTGCCACACAAGGAGCTGAGCCGCAGCTTCACCAACCAGATCATCCTCTGA
- the GMPPA gene encoding mannose-1-phosphate guanyltransferase alpha isoform X4: MLKAVILIGGPQKGTRFRPLSFEVPKPLFPVAGVPMIQHHIEACAQVPGMQEILLIGFYQPDEPLTRFLEAAQQEFNLPIRYLQEFVPLGTGGGLYHFRDQILAGGPEAFFVLNADVCSDFPLSAMLDAYRHQPHPFLLLGTTANRTQSLNYGCIVENPQTHEVLHYVEKPSTFVSDVINCGIYLFSPEALKPLRDVFQRNQQDGQQEDSSGLWPGAGTIRLEQDVFSALAGQGQIYVHLTDGIWSQIKSAGYASLSPLCLPPLPGPVPAHSPRTPGQAHPWGSTNPRFRDEAPVPASPRPNPEWCGVVAPRSSLLLLGNVYIHPTAKVAPSAVLGPNVSIGEGVTVGEGVRLRESIVLHGATLQAAVSGSLLRCSS, from the exons ATGCTCAAAGCTGTGATCCTGATTGGAGGCCCTCAAAAGG GGACCCGCTTCAGGCCTTTGTCTTTTGAGGTGCCCAAACCCCTGTTTCCAGTGGCGGGGGTTCCTATGATTCAGCACCACATTGAGGCCTGTGCCCAG gTCCCTGGGATGCAGGAGATTCTGCTCATTGGCTTTTACCAACCTGACGAGCCCCTTACCCGATTTCTAGAGGCTGCCCAGCAGGAGTTTAACCTCCCCATCAG GTATCTGCAGGAATTTGTGCCCCTGGGCACAGGAGGTGGTCTCTACCATTTCCGGGACCAGATCCTGGCCGGGGGCCCTGAGGCCTTCTTTGTGCTCAACGCTGATGTCTGCTCCGACTTCCCCTTGAGTGCTATGTTGGATGCCTACAGACACCAGCCTCACCCTTTCTTGCTCCTTGGCACCACG GCTAACAGAACACAATCCCTCAACTACGGCTGCATTGTAGAGAATCCACAGACACACGAG GTTCTGCACTACGTGGAGAAACCCAGCACGTTTGTTAGTGACGTCATCAACTGTGGCATCTACCTCTTTTCCCCGGAAGCCCTGAAGCCCCTTCGGGATGTCTTCCAGCGTAACCAACAGGATGGGCAACA GGAGGACTCTTCAGGCCTGTGGCCAGGGGCAGGCACCATCCGCCTGGAGCAGGACGTGTTCTCCGCCCTGGCCGGGCAGGGCCAGATCTATGTGCACCTCACTGATGGTATCTGGAGCCAGATCAAGTCTGCGGGGTATGCCTCC ctcagccCTCTATGCCTCCCGCCTCTACCTGGGCCAGTACCAGCTCACTCACCCAGAACGCCTGGCCAAGCACACCCCTGGGGGTCCACGAATCCGAG ATTCAGAGATGAAGCCCCAGTCCCTGCCTCCCCGCGCCCGAACCCGGAATGGTGTGGGGTAGTTGCCCCCAGGTCTTCTCTTCTGCTTCTAGGAAACGTTTACATCCACCCCACAGCTAAGGTGGCCCCGTCGGCGGTG CTGGGCCCCAACGTCTCCATTGGGGAGGGGGTGACTGTGGGCGAGGGTGTGCGGCTCCGCGAGAGCATCGTCCTCCATGGGGCCACGCTGCAG GCTGCCGTGTCCGGATCCCTGCTGAGGTGCTCATCCTGA
- the GMPPA gene encoding mannose-1-phosphate guanyltransferase alpha isoform X2, which produces MLKAVILIGGPQKGTRFRPLSFEVPKPLFPVAGVPMIQHHIEACAQVPGMQEILLIGFYQPDEPLTRFLEAAQQEFNLPIRYLQEFVPLGTGGGLYHFRDQILAGGPEAFFVLNADVCSDFPLSAMLDAYRHQPHPFLLLGTTANRTQSLNYGCIVENPQTHEVLHYVEKPSTFVSDVINCGIYLFSPEALKPLRDVFQRNQQDGQQEDSSGLWPGAGTIRLEQDVFSALAGQGQIYVHLTDGIWSQIKSAGSALYASRLYLGQYQLTHPERLAKHTPGGPRIRGNVYIHPTAKVAPSAVLGPNVSIGEGVTVGEGVRLRESIVLHGATLQEHTCVLHTIVGWGSTVGRWARVEGTPNDPNPNDPRAHMDSESLFKDGKLLPAITILGCRVRIPAEVLILNSIVLPHKELSRSFTNQIIL; this is translated from the exons ATGCTCAAAGCTGTGATCCTGATTGGAGGCCCTCAAAAGG GGACCCGCTTCAGGCCTTTGTCTTTTGAGGTGCCCAAACCCCTGTTTCCAGTGGCGGGGGTTCCTATGATTCAGCACCACATTGAGGCCTGTGCCCAG gTCCCTGGGATGCAGGAGATTCTGCTCATTGGCTTTTACCAACCTGACGAGCCCCTTACCCGATTTCTAGAGGCTGCCCAGCAGGAGTTTAACCTCCCCATCAG GTATCTGCAGGAATTTGTGCCCCTGGGCACAGGAGGTGGTCTCTACCATTTCCGGGACCAGATCCTGGCCGGGGGCCCTGAGGCCTTCTTTGTGCTCAACGCTGATGTCTGCTCCGACTTCCCCTTGAGTGCTATGTTGGATGCCTACAGACACCAGCCTCACCCTTTCTTGCTCCTTGGCACCACG GCTAACAGAACACAATCCCTCAACTACGGCTGCATTGTAGAGAATCCACAGACACACGAG GTTCTGCACTACGTGGAGAAACCCAGCACGTTTGTTAGTGACGTCATCAACTGTGGCATCTACCTCTTTTCCCCGGAAGCCCTGAAGCCCCTTCGGGATGTCTTCCAGCGTAACCAACAGGATGGGCAACA GGAGGACTCTTCAGGCCTGTGGCCAGGGGCAGGCACCATCCGCCTGGAGCAGGACGTGTTCTCCGCCCTGGCCGGGCAGGGCCAGATCTATGTGCACCTCACTGATGGTATCTGGAGCCAGATCAAGTCTGCGGG ctcagccCTCTATGCCTCCCGCCTCTACCTGGGCCAGTACCAGCTCACTCACCCAGAACGCCTGGCCAAGCACACCCCTGGGGGTCCACGAATCCGAG GAAACGTTTACATCCACCCCACAGCTAAGGTGGCCCCGTCGGCGGTG CTGGGCCCCAACGTCTCCATTGGGGAGGGGGTGACTGTGGGCGAGGGTGTGCGGCTCCGCGAGAGCATCGTCCTCCATGGGGCCACGCTGCAG GAGCACACATGTGTTCTGCACACCATTGTGGGCTGGGGGAGCACTGTGGGGCGCTGGGCCCGTGTGGAGGGTACCCCCAATGACCCCAATCCCAACGACCCCCGAGCGCACATGGACAGTGAGAGCCTCTTCAAGGATGGGAAGCTGCTGCCTGCCATCACCATCCTAG GCTGCCGTGTCCGGATCCCTGCTGAGGTGCTCATCCTGAACTCGATTGTTCTGCCACACAAGGAGCTGAGCCGCAGCTTCACCAACCAGATCATCCTCTGA
- the GMPPA gene encoding mannose-1-phosphate guanyltransferase alpha isoform X3, translating to MLKAVILIGGPQKGTRFRPLSFEVPKPLFPVAGVPMIQHHIEACAQVPGMQEILLIGFYQPDEPLTRFLEAAQQEFNLPIRYLQEFVPLGTGGGLYHFRDQILAGGPEAFFVLNADVCSDFPLSAMLDAYRHQPHPFLLLGTTANRTQSLNYGCIVENPQTHEVLHYVEKPSTFVSDVINCGIYLFSPEALKPLRDVFQRNQQDGQQEDSSGLWPGAGTIRLEQDVFSALAGQGQIYVHLTDGIWSQIKSAGFRDEAPVPASPRPNPEWCGVVAPRSSLLLLGNVYIHPTAKVAPSAVLGPNVSIGEGVTVGEGVRLRESIVLHGATLQEHTCVLHTIVGWGSTVGRWARVEGTPNDPNPNDPRAHMDSESLFKDGKLLPAITILGCRVRIPAEVLILNSIVLPHKELSRSFTNQIIL from the exons ATGCTCAAAGCTGTGATCCTGATTGGAGGCCCTCAAAAGG GGACCCGCTTCAGGCCTTTGTCTTTTGAGGTGCCCAAACCCCTGTTTCCAGTGGCGGGGGTTCCTATGATTCAGCACCACATTGAGGCCTGTGCCCAG gTCCCTGGGATGCAGGAGATTCTGCTCATTGGCTTTTACCAACCTGACGAGCCCCTTACCCGATTTCTAGAGGCTGCCCAGCAGGAGTTTAACCTCCCCATCAG GTATCTGCAGGAATTTGTGCCCCTGGGCACAGGAGGTGGTCTCTACCATTTCCGGGACCAGATCCTGGCCGGGGGCCCTGAGGCCTTCTTTGTGCTCAACGCTGATGTCTGCTCCGACTTCCCCTTGAGTGCTATGTTGGATGCCTACAGACACCAGCCTCACCCTTTCTTGCTCCTTGGCACCACG GCTAACAGAACACAATCCCTCAACTACGGCTGCATTGTAGAGAATCCACAGACACACGAG GTTCTGCACTACGTGGAGAAACCCAGCACGTTTGTTAGTGACGTCATCAACTGTGGCATCTACCTCTTTTCCCCGGAAGCCCTGAAGCCCCTTCGGGATGTCTTCCAGCGTAACCAACAGGATGGGCAACA GGAGGACTCTTCAGGCCTGTGGCCAGGGGCAGGCACCATCCGCCTGGAGCAGGACGTGTTCTCCGCCCTGGCCGGGCAGGGCCAGATCTATGTGCACCTCACTGATGGTATCTGGAGCCAGATCAAGTCTGCGGG ATTCAGAGATGAAGCCCCAGTCCCTGCCTCCCCGCGCCCGAACCCGGAATGGTGTGGGGTAGTTGCCCCCAGGTCTTCTCTTCTGCTTCTAGGAAACGTTTACATCCACCCCACAGCTAAGGTGGCCCCGTCGGCGGTG CTGGGCCCCAACGTCTCCATTGGGGAGGGGGTGACTGTGGGCGAGGGTGTGCGGCTCCGCGAGAGCATCGTCCTCCATGGGGCCACGCTGCAG GAGCACACATGTGTTCTGCACACCATTGTGGGCTGGGGGAGCACTGTGGGGCGCTGGGCCCGTGTGGAGGGTACCCCCAATGACCCCAATCCCAACGACCCCCGAGCGCACATGGACAGTGAGAGCCTCTTCAAGGATGGGAAGCTGCTGCCTGCCATCACCATCCTAG GCTGCCGTGTCCGGATCCCTGCTGAGGTGCTCATCCTGAACTCGATTGTTCTGCCACACAAGGAGCTGAGCCGCAGCTTCACCAACCAGATCATCCTCTGA